From a region of the Seleniivibrio woodruffii genome:
- a CDS encoding sensor domain-containing diguanylate cyclase: protein MTEQYRNIKNTTLLRLAVTLVFLLAAFIFASYLGFKEKLENKLSHETDHLRSFYNSELSSLNVLNFTRIYNLLDNTEVIDAIESGDRIKLYTLVKRNFDLFASESSFFKNMHFHTEKNITLLRVHLPEEYGDDLTKTRPLIARTNREKIPQSGLESGFHGIYYRIVQPVFNGKGKHIGSVEFGIDPTYFTHLLGSQHGDKKLAFVFTASSLKNLEEKDELIKFGNGYLLSDYNNFFRKALPEMQDKKFGTYKEDGRNYMIAPVLKLNSYEGKNIATLVAAIDITSDVDEIRYDILILIIFSILAAAVILLITNMGFNIYIRKLDKTNETLKQAIDELTYTHNIIDQYVIYSEADANGTLTGVSTAFCDISGYTRDELIGAAHTIIKHPDIDQNQSRQIWNAVVSGNSWNGDIKNIKKDGTVFWVNANIIPRMDDKGNFIGYSSIITDITDRKRVEELTITDEHTTLFNKSHFNRLLENEVRRAQRNRSFLTLAIIDVDYFKDYNDTYGHLKGDKVLRRVAMTLKMLLKRAGDHAFRIGGEEFAVICIDMSPKESFEFFETIREHIYNLKIEHAASGADEYLTISAGVYSAVPSPDDTANSTFSKADAALYISKQQGRNRVTLHEDSEV from the coding sequence ATGACAGAGCAATACAGGAATATCAAAAACACCACTTTATTAAGGCTGGCGGTAACACTTGTATTCCTTCTCGCCGCATTCATATTCGCTTCATACCTTGGTTTCAAAGAGAAACTGGAAAATAAACTCTCCCACGAAACCGACCACCTGCGCTCCTTTTACAATTCCGAACTGAGCAGTCTGAACGTTCTCAACTTCACCCGCATATACAACCTCCTGGACAACACAGAGGTCATAGACGCCATCGAGTCCGGAGACCGCATAAAGCTTTACACGCTGGTAAAAAGAAACTTTGACCTTTTCGCAAGCGAAAGCAGTTTTTTTAAGAACATGCATTTCCATACGGAAAAGAACATCACTCTTCTGCGGGTTCACCTGCCTGAGGAATACGGAGACGATCTCACAAAAACACGGCCTCTCATCGCCAGAACAAACAGGGAAAAGATACCCCAGAGCGGACTGGAATCGGGATTCCACGGAATATACTACCGTATCGTTCAGCCAGTTTTCAACGGAAAGGGCAAGCATATCGGCTCTGTGGAATTCGGAATAGACCCTACATATTTCACTCACCTGCTGGGAAGCCAGCACGGAGACAAGAAACTGGCATTTGTTTTCACAGCCTCTTCTCTGAAAAATCTTGAGGAGAAGGATGAGCTGATAAAATTCGGAAACGGTTACCTCTTATCCGATTACAATAATTTTTTCAGGAAAGCCCTGCCCGAAATGCAGGACAAAAAATTCGGAACATACAAAGAGGACGGGCGCAATTATATGATAGCCCCTGTTCTCAAACTGAACAGCTATGAAGGAAAGAATATTGCCACACTGGTTGCCGCAATCGACATTACGTCCGATGTGGATGAGATCCGCTATGACATATTAATACTTATCATTTTCAGTATTCTGGCAGCCGCTGTGATACTTCTGATCACAAATATGGGCTTCAACATATACATACGGAAGCTGGATAAGACCAACGAAACCCTGAAACAGGCGATCGACGAACTTACATATACCCATAATATTATCGATCAGTATGTGATATATTCAGAAGCTGACGCAAACGGAACACTTACGGGTGTCAGCACTGCATTCTGCGATATCTCCGGCTACACCAGAGATGAGCTGATCGGAGCTGCACACACTATCATAAAACATCCGGATATCGACCAGAACCAGTCCCGACAGATATGGAACGCCGTTGTCAGCGGAAACTCATGGAACGGCGACATAAAGAACATTAAAAAGGACGGAACTGTCTTCTGGGTCAATGCCAATATTATCCCCAGAATGGACGATAAGGGCAATTTCATCGGCTATTCATCCATCATAACAGATATAACCGACAGAAAACGGGTCGAGGAACTGACTATCACAGACGAACACACTACCCTTTTCAACAAAAGCCACTTCAACAGGCTCCTTGAAAACGAGGTTCGCAGAGCACAGCGCAACAGGTCATTCCTGACTCTGGCCATAATCGACGTTGACTACTTCAAGGATTATAACGACACCTACGGCCACCTTAAGGGGGATAAAGTCCTCAGAAGAGTTGCAATGACGCTGAAAATGCTCCTGAAACGTGCGGGGGATCATGCATTCCGCATAGGCGGCGAGGAGTTTGCCGTCATATGCATCGACATGTCACCGAAGGAATCGTTTGAATTTTTTGAAACAATAAGAGAGCATATCTATAATCTCAAGATTGAACATGCGGCAAGCGGAGCTGATGAATATCTGACAATATCGGCAGGTGTTTACAGCGCTGTCCCTTCGCCGGATGACACGGCTAACAGCACCTTTTCAAAGGCGGATGCCGCTCTGTATATCTCAAAGCAGCAAGGCAGAAACAGGGTCACACTTCACGAAGACAGCGAAGTCTAA
- a CDS encoding RNA recognition motif domain-containing protein, protein MNIYVGNLSYGTTEDDLTALFGGVGSVDSARIITDRETGRSKGFGFVEMSNNDEAKAAIEQFNGADFGGRNITVNEAKPREEGGNRGGGFGGNRGGGRGGFGGKRY, encoded by the coding sequence ATGAACATTTATGTAGGAAACCTTAGCTACGGAACAACTGAAGACGATCTTACGGCTCTTTTCGGCGGCGTTGGCAGCGTTGACTCCGCTCGCATCATCACAGACAGAGAGACTGGCCGTTCTAAAGGCTTCGGTTTCGTAGAAATGTCAAACAACGACGAAGCTAAAGCAGCTATCGAGCAGTTCAACGGCGCTGATTTCGGCGGCAGAAACATCACTGTTAACGAAGCTAAACCCCGTGAAGAGGGTGGCAACAGAGGCGGCGGTTTCGGCGGCAACAGAGGCGGCGGCAGAGGCGGCTTCGGCGGAAAAAGATATTAA
- a CDS encoding RNA recognition motif domain-containing protein — translation MNIYVGNLSYNTTEDDLTSLFSKAGSVDTARIVTDRETGRSKGFGFVEMSNNDEAKAAIEKFNGVEFDNRSITVNEAKPREEGGRSGGFNRGGGSSRGGFGGGNSRGGFGGKRY, via the coding sequence ATGAACATTTATGTAGGAAACCTTAGCTACAACACAACAGAAGACGATCTCACATCACTTTTCAGCAAAGCAGGCAGCGTTGACACAGCACGCATCGTTACTGACAGAGAAACCGGCCGTTCAAAAGGCTTCGGCTTCGTAGAAATGTCTAACAACGACGAAGCTAAAGCAGCTATCGAAAAATTCAACGGCGTTGAGTTTGACAACAGAAGCATCACAGTTAACGAAGCTAAACCCCGTGAAGAGGGTGGCAGAAGCGGCGGCTTCAACAGAGGCGGCGGCAGCAGCAGAGGCGGCTTCGGCGGCGGAAACAGCAGAGGCGGTTTCGGCGGCAAAAGATACTAA
- a CDS encoding RNA recognition motif domain-containing protein, translating into MNIYVGNISYQTKEEDLVELFSTAGAVDSARIIKDRETGRSKGFGFVEMPNNEEAKAAIEKFNGTEFLSRNITVNEAKPKEERPAGRGPRGGGFGGGGNRRY; encoded by the coding sequence ATGAACATTTATGTAGGTAACATCAGCTATCAGACAAAAGAAGAGGATCTGGTAGAGCTTTTCTCCACTGCCGGAGCGGTGGACTCAGCACGCATCATCAAAGACAGAGAAACCGGACGTTCAAAAGGTTTCGGCTTTGTTGAAATGCCCAACAACGAAGAAGCTAAGGCGGCTATCGAAAAATTCAACGGAACCGAATTTTTAAGCAGAAACATAACTGTCAACGAAGCCAAGCCTAAAGAGGAAAGACCCGCAGGACGCGGACCCAGAGGCGGCGGCTTCGGCGGCGGCGGAAACAGAAGATATTAA
- a CDS encoding radical SAM/SPASM domain-containing protein: protein MAEKIWDLKWMAWEITSKCNLKCVHCRSSSGIHSAVGDFTLEKAKKFVDELTEFAKPVVVLTGGEPLMREDVFDIAAYGTEKGLRMAMATNGTLVNDETCEKIKAAGIRIVSLSLDGSTPAVHDDFRQQEGSFQAVMDAAAYFRKHDIKFIINSSFAKRNQHDIVATYRLAKSLKPTAWYMFLIVPTGRGEELMKELISKEDYEEILNWHYEMERGEDEIMVRPTCAPQYYRIWADRSKEAGLDKERRNLSFGTGGGKGCIAGQTIALVNSKGDVLPCSYFPVTAGNVFETPFKEIWDGSKLMNDMRNFKEYEGKCGVCKHLGVCGGCRARAYAVSGDYMAEEPFCDYIPANYICK from the coding sequence ATGGCTGAAAAGATCTGGGACCTGAAATGGATGGCATGGGAGATAACCTCCAAATGCAACCTGAAATGTGTGCACTGCCGTTCATCCTCAGGCATACATTCCGCTGTGGGTGACTTCACCCTTGAGAAGGCGAAAAAATTTGTCGACGAACTGACAGAGTTCGCCAAGCCTGTGGTGGTGCTCACTGGCGGAGAGCCTCTTATGCGTGAGGATGTCTTCGACATCGCCGCATACGGCACAGAAAAGGGATTGCGCATGGCTATGGCCACCAACGGAACCCTTGTTAATGATGAGACCTGCGAAAAGATCAAAGCGGCAGGGATACGCATAGTATCGCTCAGCCTCGACGGTTCCACTCCTGCGGTTCACGATGACTTCCGTCAGCAGGAAGGCTCTTTTCAGGCGGTTATGGACGCAGCGGCATACTTCCGCAAGCACGATATCAAATTTATAATCAACTCGTCATTCGCTAAAAGAAACCAGCACGACATAGTGGCAACATACAGGCTGGCAAAATCACTTAAGCCCACGGCATGGTACATGTTCCTTATCGTACCCACAGGCAGAGGCGAAGAGCTGATGAAAGAGCTTATCAGCAAAGAGGACTACGAAGAGATCCTTAACTGGCACTATGAAATGGAGAGGGGAGAGGACGAGATCATGGTTCGTCCCACCTGTGCACCTCAGTATTACAGAATATGGGCCGACCGCAGCAAAGAGGCTGGGCTGGACAAAGAGCGCAGAAACCTCAGCTTCGGAACAGGCGGCGGAAAAGGCTGTATCGCCGGCCAGACAATCGCACTGGTCAACTCCAAAGGCGACGTGCTTCCCTGCTCATATTTCCCTGTTACGGCGGGCAACGTTTTCGAAACCCCCTTCAAGGAGATTTGGGACGGTTCAAAACTCATGAACGACATGAGAAACTTTAAGGAATACGAAGGCAAATGCGGCGTCTGCAAACACCTCGGCGTTTGCGGCGGATGCCGTGCGAGAGCCTATGCCGTTTCCGGTGACTACATGGCGGAAGAACCCTTCTGCGACTACATCCCTGCCAATTATATCTGCAAATAA
- a CDS encoding nitrilase-related carbon-nitrogen hydrolase: MKIISLQLPVSLSRVDENLRRFKEGISQVVDNEDSIIILPEMWACGFDYGRLVEISERTLSVVEEIQGIINDNTLVISSLPERNQNKVFNAVYAVTKNGIAATYRKNFLFSPTREDEYIDRGRGVTVFDFKGSKIGLLLCYEVRFPEMFRMTAFAGADIIAVPAIWPQMKKEHWLTLMRARAIENQCYVAGANTSVMQGKKDMPCGFSAAFDPWGEPLFEPVAEEGIFCAYADKNIVEDVRTKIPSFYDAREFFG, from the coding sequence ATGAAGATAATTTCGCTCCAGCTTCCTGTAAGCCTTTCAAGGGTCGATGAAAACCTTCGGAGATTTAAAGAAGGCATATCGCAAGTGGTTGATAATGAAGATTCTATTATCATCCTGCCTGAGATGTGGGCATGCGGTTTCGACTATGGCAGACTGGTTGAAATTTCCGAAAGAACACTCTCTGTAGTTGAGGAGATACAAGGTATCATAAATGATAATACGCTTGTAATCTCATCGCTACCTGAAAGAAATCAAAACAAGGTTTTTAATGCTGTGTATGCGGTGACAAAAAACGGAATCGCCGCAACCTACAGAAAGAACTTCCTTTTTTCTCCCACCAGGGAGGATGAATACATAGATAGGGGCAGGGGGGTTACGGTCTTCGACTTTAAAGGATCGAAGATCGGCCTGCTCTTATGTTATGAAGTCAGATTCCCCGAGATGTTTCGTATGACGGCGTTTGCCGGAGCGGATATAATAGCCGTGCCAGCAATCTGGCCTCAGATGAAAAAGGAACACTGGCTCACGCTTATGCGCGCACGGGCAATTGAAAACCAGTGCTATGTGGCAGGAGCAAACACCAGCGTGATGCAGGGGAAAAAAGATATGCCGTGCGGTTTTTCCGCTGCATTCGACCCATGGGGTGAACCGCTGTTTGAACCCGTTGCGGAAGAAGGAATATTTTGTGCCTATGCAGATAAAAATATAGTTGAGGATGTTAGAACAAAAATTCCCAGTTTCTATGATGCCAGGGAGTTTTTCGGTTAA
- a CDS encoding acetyl-CoA hydrolase/transferase C-terminal domain-containing protein, with protein MSELESRIRCKSLLSKVVKVEETIQYFKDGMNLGWSGFTPAGYPKAVPIALADHVEKNNLQGKLRFNLFIGASVGAETENRWAQLDMIDRRWPYQTGKDIAKGINEGRIRMGDKHLSLFAQDLGYGFYTKDTPTGKLDLAIIEVSAITEDGGLVPTSSCGVIPEILMICDKVIVEVNTGQPSFEGMHDIIVPGTPPNRQVFNITKADSRIGTTYCPCDPNKIIAIVESKHLDKGRAFAEQDDTSEAIANHIMDFFQYEVKCGRLPKNLLPIQSGVGSIANAVVGGLAKGPFSNLTVYTEVLQDTMLDLFDSGKLDAASSCSLSLSENPGFPRFFANFEKYAPKITLRPLSISNAPEPIRRLGCIAMNTPVEFDIYAHANSTLVGGTRMINGLGGSGDFLRNAFLSIMHTPSTRPSKTDPHGITCVVPKAPHIDHTEHDLDVLVTEQGLADLRGLAPKDRAQMLIDKCVHPEYKPIMQEYFDMAKKECLSKGIGHEPQLFDRCFKMQMNLAKHGTMKIKDWNVPDIV; from the coding sequence ATGTCCGAATTAGAGTCACGCATCAGATGTAAAAGTCTTCTCAGCAAAGTTGTTAAAGTTGAGGAAACTATCCAGTATTTTAAAGACGGAATGAACCTCGGCTGGTCAGGCTTCACCCCCGCAGGCTACCCCAAGGCTGTTCCGATAGCTCTGGCTGATCACGTTGAAAAGAACAACCTTCAGGGCAAACTGAGATTCAACCTCTTCATCGGCGCATCCGTCGGTGCGGAAACTGAAAACAGATGGGCTCAGCTTGACATGATAGACCGCAGATGGCCCTATCAGACAGGTAAAGACATCGCAAAAGGAATCAACGAAGGCCGCATCCGCATGGGCGACAAACACCTTTCTCTCTTCGCTCAGGACCTCGGATACGGATTCTATACTAAAGACACTCCCACAGGAAAACTTGACCTCGCTATCATCGAAGTTTCAGCTATCACTGAAGACGGCGGACTCGTTCCCACTTCTTCTTGCGGTGTTATCCCTGAAATCCTTATGATCTGCGACAAGGTTATCGTTGAGGTTAACACCGGCCAGCCCTCTTTCGAAGGCATGCACGACATCATCGTTCCCGGAACACCCCCCAACAGACAGGTTTTCAACATCACTAAAGCTGACAGCCGCATCGGTACAACTTACTGCCCTTGCGACCCCAATAAAATCATCGCCATCGTTGAGTCTAAACACCTCGACAAAGGCCGTGCGTTCGCTGAGCAGGATGACACTTCAGAAGCTATCGCAAACCACATCATGGATTTCTTCCAGTATGAAGTTAAATGCGGCAGACTTCCCAAAAACCTGCTCCCCATCCAGTCCGGCGTTGGTTCAATCGCTAACGCAGTTGTGGGCGGACTTGCAAAAGGCCCCTTCAGCAACCTTACCGTTTACACTGAAGTTCTTCAGGACACAATGCTTGACCTGTTCGACTCCGGTAAACTGGATGCCGCTTCTTCTTGCTCTCTGTCACTTTCAGAGAACCCCGGCTTCCCCAGATTTTTCGCTAACTTCGAAAAATATGCTCCGAAGATCACTCTTCGTCCCCTGTCAATCTCAAACGCTCCCGAGCCTATCCGCCGCTTAGGCTGTATAGCTATGAACACTCCCGTTGAGTTTGACATCTATGCACACGCTAACTCAACACTGGTTGGCGGTACAAGAATGATCAACGGTCTGGGCGGTTCCGGCGACTTCCTGAGAAACGCTTTCCTGTCTATCATGCACACTCCCTCAACCCGTCCCAGCAAGACAGACCCCCACGGTATCACTTGTGTGGTTCCCAAAGCGCCCCACATCGACCATACAGAGCACGACCTTGACGTTCTCGTTACAGAGCAGGGTCTTGCCGACCTCAGAGGTCTCGCACCCAAAGACAGAGCACAAATGCTCATCGACAAGTGCGTACACCCCGAGTACAAGCCGATCATGCAGGAATACTTCGACATGGCTAAGAAAGAGTGCCTGAGCAAAGGCATCGGCCACGAACCTCAGCTGTTCGACAGATGCTTCAAAATGCAGATGAACCTTGCAAAACACGGCACAATGAAGATCAAAGACTGGAACGTTCCGGATATAGTTTAA
- a CDS encoding sulfite exporter TauE/SafE family protein, translating into MEELSYIGFLTLGFSVGFGHCLAMCHPFVLYISGRFVKGKKGYVPLFLPHLKYNLGRITTYSILGLIAGLAGSVVQVFGNLMGIQKAAAVIAGVFLVLYGVFAFSGYNFMNKLESRIGRVDVGEQLKRFQPKTPYLTGVVLGLLPCGPLYGVIIASASSADALRGLLSMMFYGIGTMGAMLTAAIFGNFLMARRGFFNALSLVIMIVMGVFFIWSGFRM; encoded by the coding sequence GTGGAGGAGCTTTCCTATATAGGGTTTCTTACCCTTGGCTTCTCCGTGGGGTTTGGGCACTGTCTGGCAATGTGCCATCCGTTTGTTCTGTATATCTCAGGCCGTTTCGTTAAAGGCAAAAAGGGCTATGTGCCCCTGTTTCTTCCTCATCTCAAATATAATCTCGGCAGAATAACAACTTACAGCATTCTTGGACTTATAGCCGGACTTGCAGGAAGTGTTGTACAGGTTTTCGGCAACCTTATGGGCATACAGAAGGCGGCGGCGGTCATTGCCGGAGTATTTCTGGTGCTTTACGGTGTCTTTGCTTTTTCCGGTTATAATTTCATGAACAAGCTGGAGAGCAGGATAGGGCGGGTTGATGTGGGCGAACAGCTTAAGCGGTTTCAGCCGAAAACCCCTTATCTGACAGGCGTTGTTCTGGGACTGCTTCCCTGCGGCCCTCTTTACGGGGTCATAATTGCCTCTGCATCCTCCGCAGATGCTCTCAGAGGGCTTCTCTCAATGATGTTTTACGGCATAGGTACGATGGGAGCAATGCTCACAGCGGCAATATTCGGTAACTTCCTCATGGCTCGCCGTGGCTTTTTCAATGCACTTTCACTGGTTATAATGATTGTTATGGGAGTCTTTTTCATCTGGTCGGGATTCAGAATGTAG
- a CDS encoding heavy metal translocating P-type ATPase translates to MTTTNDKKIQCAHCLSEVNRNQAIQERIDGHDVWFCCHGCAGAYKILQSEGLSRFYIKREGEWEAGAVSAARVSEDLFFDTIKETETGYEVDIALSGVRCAACIWLIETYISKAEGVEYVRLNYATHKARIRWTKGKITLGEIIDRITSIGYCPLPISSSSTETIYENEKKDYFYRFSIAAFFTMQLMIYTVALYAGYFQGITAGLKDFFEYTAWALCTPVMFYSGWPFIKSSFQAIRRGHTTMDTLIFLGSFTAYVYSIFALFMDKEIYFDTTANIIALILLGRYIEAGAKVRTSNAVSKLLTYQPTQVRLIENYQPEKPYESVMVHVKQVRSGNFLEVLPGDSVPADGIIVSGGTEINEAMLTGEANPKYKTAGDKVFAGTININGSIIVQVEQVGATTTLSKIVQAVEDAQSSKASIQNVADKVVEWFVPFILAVAAATFIGWYIYTGQILASVMTAVAVLVVACPCALGLATPLAILIATSKITRLGAVAKSGDIIERYSKADVFLFDKTGTITQGALKIEDIIAEDKTRLHALAASLERNSSHLIAKAITSAYQDDFLSVSDFSEIPGKGVTGVVDGQSVMVGTKVFLTESGVTLPQVPDTGHTVACVAVDGKYAGMIALSDSIKESAADVLKYLSGKGIKAVIITGDNRSAAEKLVEKLGIKGLEFVSDVTPFQKADIVKHYQKDNKICVMVGDGINDAPALTTADVGVAIGQGTDIAIESSDIVLMRDELGLLTTLHQTSVKTLRVIKENLFWAFSYNIIMVPLAMAGMIHPVTSAALMSISSLLVVFNSLRIGK, encoded by the coding sequence ATGACGACGACAAATGACAAAAAAATTCAATGCGCCCATTGTCTTTCTGAGGTTAACAGAAATCAGGCAATACAGGAGCGTATTGACGGGCATGATGTCTGGTTCTGCTGCCACGGCTGTGCAGGAGCTTATAAGATACTGCAATCCGAAGGGCTCAGCAGGTTTTACATTAAACGTGAGGGTGAATGGGAGGCCGGAGCCGTATCCGCTGCCAGAGTGTCCGAAGATCTTTTCTTCGACACTATAAAGGAGACGGAAACAGGCTACGAGGTCGATATTGCCCTCAGCGGCGTGCGGTGCGCCGCATGTATCTGGCTTATAGAAACCTATATTTCAAAGGCTGAAGGGGTGGAGTACGTTCGCCTGAACTACGCCACCCACAAAGCCCGTATCCGCTGGACAAAAGGAAAAATAACCCTCGGCGAGATAATTGACAGGATAACATCCATCGGCTATTGCCCTCTTCCCATCAGCAGTTCATCCACAGAGACCATCTACGAAAACGAGAAAAAGGACTATTTCTACAGATTTTCCATAGCCGCATTCTTCACAATGCAGCTGATGATATATACCGTAGCCCTCTATGCGGGCTATTTTCAGGGGATCACTGCCGGACTCAAGGACTTCTTTGAGTACACGGCATGGGCTCTATGCACCCCTGTAATGTTCTATTCCGGCTGGCCGTTCATAAAAAGCTCTTTTCAGGCGATCCGCAGAGGCCACACCACCATGGACACCCTCATTTTTCTGGGGTCGTTCACAGCCTATGTCTACAGCATCTTCGCCCTTTTCATGGACAAAGAGATATATTTCGACACCACTGCCAACATCATCGCACTTATCCTTCTGGGACGCTACATTGAGGCGGGCGCAAAGGTCAGAACATCCAATGCGGTGTCAAAACTGCTCACATACCAGCCCACTCAGGTGCGTCTGATTGAAAACTATCAGCCCGAAAAGCCCTATGAATCGGTCATGGTTCATGTTAAGCAGGTTCGTTCAGGGAATTTTCTTGAAGTTCTTCCGGGAGATTCCGTTCCGGCTGACGGAATAATAGTCAGCGGCGGTACGGAGATAAACGAAGCCATGCTCACCGGAGAAGCAAACCCGAAATACAAAACCGCCGGAGACAAGGTTTTCGCAGGAACAATAAACATCAACGGCAGTATAATTGTTCAGGTTGAACAGGTCGGAGCCACAACTACCCTTTCAAAGATTGTTCAGGCTGTTGAGGATGCCCAGTCGTCCAAAGCATCGATACAGAACGTAGCCGACAAGGTGGTGGAATGGTTCGTGCCTTTCATTCTGGCAGTTGCCGCCGCAACTTTCATCGGATGGTATATCTACACAGGTCAAATACTTGCGTCTGTAATGACCGCTGTGGCGGTTCTTGTGGTCGCCTGCCCCTGTGCACTGGGACTGGCAACACCTCTGGCAATACTGATAGCCACCTCAAAAATAACCAGACTGGGCGCAGTTGCAAAATCCGGCGATATCATAGAGAGATACAGCAAGGCTGACGTATTCCTGTTCGACAAGACAGGCACAATAACTCAGGGCGCACTAAAAATAGAGGACATCATAGCAGAGGACAAAACCCGTCTTCATGCTCTGGCGGCATCTTTGGAAAGAAACTCCTCGCACCTTATAGCAAAAGCCATAACTTCAGCTTATCAGGATGATTTTCTGTCTGTTTCCGACTTCTCCGAGATACCTGGGAAAGGCGTCACCGGGGTTGTTGACGGTCAAAGTGTAATGGTAGGCACAAAAGTTTTCCTGACGGAAAGCGGCGTGACATTACCTCAGGTGCCGGATACCGGTCATACTGTGGCATGCGTTGCGGTTGACGGCAAATATGCGGGAATGATAGCCCTTTCCGACAGCATAAAAGAGAGTGCGGCAGACGTTCTTAAATATCTGAGCGGAAAAGGCATTAAGGCTGTCATAATAACCGGCGACAACAGGTCTGCGGCTGAAAAACTGGTGGAAAAGCTCGGCATAAAAGGTCTTGAGTTCGTATCAGACGTCACACCTTTTCAAAAAGCGGATATAGTTAAGCACTATCAGAAAGATAACAAAATATGCGTTATGGTGGGAGACGGTATAAACGATGCCCCTGCCCTCACAACGGCAGACGTGGGAGTTGCCATCGGTCAGGGAACGGATATAGCCATTGAAAGCTCAGACATTGTGCTTATGCGTGATGAGCTTGGGCTTCTGACCACACTGCATCAAACATCGGTTAAAACATTGCGGGTAATAAAAGAAAACCTGTTCTGGGCATTTTCGTATAATATAATCATGGTTCCTCTGGCAATGGCGGGGATGATACACCCTGTGACCAGTGCCGCACTTATGAGCATCAGCAGTCTTCTGGTGGTGTTCAATTCCCTGCGCATAGGAAAATAG
- the ccoS gene encoding cbb3-type cytochrome oxidase assembly protein CcoS, whose amino-acid sequence MGALYIMIPVSLILGVIVLLIFLWAGKTGEFEDMEGPKYRMMDDDDDDK is encoded by the coding sequence ATGGGTGCGCTCTACATCATGATTCCCGTCTCCCTGATTCTGGGAGTGATAGTTCTGCTCATTTTTCTGTGGGCGGGCAAAACGGGAGAATTTGAAGACATGGAAGGCCCGAAATACCGCATGATGGATGATGATGACGACGACAAATGA
- a CDS encoding FixH family protein encodes MKVSLIIIFIALLTIAPCIYLGVKYFDGKITESPYETGLEYDKSEKIIKDAGLALENIKAQKNGDKVFIEFAVANAGRVQLVPERFTVGRPASNQEQTELAPQTDANGLYKAEFSTSGYGNYVLELRAKVASDEVALRKNFYINQ; translated from the coding sequence ATGAAAGTATCTCTCATAATTATCTTTATTGCCCTGCTCACCATTGCGCCCTGCATATACCTCGGCGTGAAGTATTTCGACGGCAAGATCACCGAAAGCCCATATGAAACCGGGCTGGAGTATGACAAGAGCGAAAAGATAATAAAGGATGCCGGACTTGCCCTTGAAAACATCAAAGCGCAGAAGAACGGCGACAAGGTTTTCATTGAGTTCGCAGTGGCAAATGCGGGCAGAGTTCAGCTTGTGCCCGAAAGATTCACAGTGGGCAGACCTGCATCCAATCAGGAGCAGACGGAACTTGCTCCTCAGACTGACGCAAACGGCCTCTATAAGGCTGAGTTCAGCACCAGCGGTTACGGCAATTATGTTCTTGAGCTTCGTGCGAAAGTAGCATCGGACGAAGTTGCTCTCAGAAAGAACTTTTATATCAATCAGTGA